The following coding sequences are from one Seonamhaeicola sp. ML3 window:
- a CDS encoding trehalose synthase has protein sequence MTKTTTRSQTDAVFVINEHWEQLLNNKAFTSAFLSDVLENYIVKQRWYGGKASRIKYIELSEYFRLQHKGEVYYGLILEVNYHEAFYHHYFLPIAFVTDEAYVEDSAILPIELSGIGGHIIDATYLEAFRRVIFNRLVTAEPNDKTPVRYHKNKRLDGIEYETSRFMGLEQSNTSIVYNNKYVLKFFRRIYADKNPDYEMSRFLSEKKEFKNTPAYLGSINIEDSDSDIITIALMQEMIPNEGDAWDYMLKELHKLFMHLKETQIDVATLSNAPLFSRLNLEDISPEILNWIGLSFFKKIQTLAKRTAEMHIALGAEFEETAFDPARFNSDYEVWLKNRLLYQFQNRLNTVENNLHKLEGLTLKLAQEFLDRKNDIRKRFVKFDWTKLKGERIRVHGDYHLGQILVHKDDFYILDFEGEPESTIRDRKVKQPPLKDVSGLFRSFHYAIYSCILNHGATYGIPRKQLFKAADVLFNHITGVFLDTYVALVREANLNIGYEKERNFILKYTMLEKAVYEIGYELNSRPQWAVIPLKGISNIINN, from the coding sequence ATGACCAAAACAACAACTCGTTCTCAAACAGATGCTGTGTTCGTTATCAATGAACATTGGGAACAGTTGTTGAATAATAAAGCTTTTACGAGCGCTTTTTTAAGTGATGTTTTAGAAAATTATATCGTAAAACAGCGGTGGTATGGCGGTAAGGCAAGCCGTATAAAATACATTGAATTATCAGAATATTTTAGACTACAGCATAAAGGCGAAGTATATTACGGGTTAATTCTAGAAGTAAATTACCATGAGGCCTTTTATCATCATTATTTTCTGCCCATTGCCTTCGTTACCGACGAGGCTTACGTAGAGGACAGTGCTATTCTGCCCATAGAACTATCGGGGATTGGCGGCCATATTATAGATGCCACTTACCTTGAGGCTTTTAGAAGAGTAATTTTCAACAGACTAGTTACAGCAGAACCGAACGATAAAACTCCCGTTCGATATCACAAAAACAAACGTCTTGATGGTATTGAATACGAAACTTCTAGGTTTATGGGCTTGGAACAAAGCAATACCTCTATAGTTTACAACAATAAGTACGTTTTAAAATTCTTTAGGCGCATATATGCCGATAAAAATCCAGATTATGAAATGTCTCGATTTCTTTCTGAGAAAAAAGAATTTAAAAACACACCTGCTTATCTAGGAAGTATCAATATTGAAGACTCCGATAGCGATATTATCACCATAGCTCTAATGCAAGAAATGATTCCTAATGAAGGGGATGCTTGGGATTATATGCTAAAAGAACTTCATAAGCTCTTCATGCATCTCAAGGAAACGCAAATAGATGTTGCTACTTTATCAAATGCCCCTTTATTTTCCAGATTGAACTTAGAGGATATTTCTCCTGAAATTCTTAACTGGATAGGCCTTTCTTTTTTCAAAAAAATACAAACTTTGGCAAAAAGAACAGCAGAAATGCATATTGCCCTTGGCGCTGAATTTGAAGAAACAGCTTTCGACCCAGCAAGATTTAATAGCGATTACGAGGTTTGGCTAAAAAACAGATTGCTTTATCAATTCCAAAATAGACTCAATACCGTTGAAAACAACCTTCATAAGTTAGAAGGCCTTACACTCAAATTGGCCCAAGAATTTCTTGATAGAAAAAACGACATAAGGAAGCGTTTTGTAAAATTCGATTGGACCAAACTGAAAGGCGAACGCATAAGGGTTCATGGTGATTATCACTTAGGGCAAATATTGGTTCATAAAGACGACTTCTATATTTTAGATTTCGAAGGCGAGCCAGAAAGTACCATTCGAGATCGTAAAGTAAAGCAACCCCCATTAAAAGATGTTTCGGGCTTATTTCGAAGTTTTCACTATGCTATTTATAGTTGTATCCTCAATCATGGAGCAACATATGGTATACCTCGAAAGCAGTTGTTTAAAGCAGCCGATGTTTTATTCAACCATATCACTGGTGTGTTTTTAGACACCTATGTCGCACTAGTACGGGAAGCTAACTTAAACATTGGCTACGAAAAAGAACGCAATTTTATTTTAAAATATACAATGCTCGAAAAAGCCGTTTATGAAATCGGATACGAGCTAAACTCACGTCCACAATGGGCGGTAATCCCTTTAAAGGGAATCTCTAACATTATTAACAACTAA
- the glgB gene encoding 1,4-alpha-glucan branching protein GlgB, with protein MAHVKSYSLFTDFDIDLFKSGKHYRLYEKFGSHLVTVDGIEGTYFAVWAPSAKQVSVVGDFNYWMEGEHQLNVRWDSSGIWEGFIPMVSKGSIYKYKIQSHHNDIKTEKADPYARRCEHPPSTASIVWDDNYTWKDKSWMKNRKKHNAIDAPYSVYEVHLGSWKRNVEEDRFMSYYELADDLVQYVKEMNFTHVELMPIMEYPFDPSWGYQLTGYFAPTSRFGYPEEFKYLVDQLHQNGIGIILDWVPSHFPEDAHGLGFFDGSHLYEHPDRRKGYHPDWKSLIFNYERNEVRSFLISNAVFWLDQYHADGLRVDAVASMLFLDYSREDGEWEPNIYGGRENLAVIDFLKQLNEEVYKSFPDVQTIAEESTAFPMVSKPTFLGGLGFGMKWMMGWMHDTLEYFAKDPVYRKYHQNEITFSLAYAFTENFMLPLSHDEVVYGKNSILGRMPGDEWQRFANLRLLYGYMFTHPGTKLLFMGGEFGQYNEWNFQESLDWNLLDFKPHKDTQNYFKALNKLYKSTPALYEKAFTSEGFEWISHDDHDNCVISYIRKGYDEANNVVVVCNLTPTIRENYKIGVPFEGKLKEIFNSDLKKFGGSGISNRKGIAIQKESWNGKDFSAEITLPPLGVVVFNFQ; from the coding sequence ATGGCACATGTAAAATCTTATAGCTTATTCACAGATTTCGATATCGACTTGTTCAAATCAGGCAAACACTATCGCCTTTACGAGAAATTTGGTTCGCACCTTGTTACTGTAGATGGTATAGAAGGCACCTATTTTGCAGTTTGGGCACCTAGCGCCAAACAAGTATCGGTGGTTGGGGATTTTAATTATTGGATGGAAGGCGAGCATCAGCTTAATGTACGATGGGATTCTAGTGGTATCTGGGAAGGTTTTATTCCTATGGTAAGTAAAGGGAGTATCTACAAATACAAAATTCAAAGTCATCACAATGATATAAAAACAGAAAAAGCCGACCCCTACGCAAGACGCTGCGAACACCCACCAAGTACGGCCTCTATAGTTTGGGACGACAACTATACCTGGAAAGATAAATCTTGGATGAAAAACAGAAAGAAACACAATGCTATAGATGCACCTTATTCTGTTTACGAAGTACACTTAGGATCCTGGAAGCGTAATGTCGAAGAAGACCGTTTTATGTCTTATTACGAATTGGCCGATGATTTAGTACAGTACGTGAAAGAAATGAATTTTACCCATGTAGAGCTTATGCCTATTATGGAATATCCTTTCGATCCTTCGTGGGGTTACCAGCTTACAGGGTATTTTGCACCAACCTCAAGATTCGGGTATCCCGAAGAGTTTAAATACCTAGTAGATCAACTGCACCAAAATGGCATTGGTATTATTTTAGATTGGGTACCTTCTCACTTCCCAGAAGATGCTCACGGATTGGGATTCTTTGATGGATCACATCTATATGAACACCCTGATCGCCGTAAGGGCTATCACCCAGACTGGAAAAGTTTAATCTTTAATTATGAACGAAACGAAGTTCGTTCATTCCTTATAAGTAATGCAGTATTTTGGTTAGATCAATATCACGCCGACGGGCTACGTGTAGACGCAGTAGCTTCTATGTTGTTCCTAGATTACTCTAGAGAAGACGGTGAGTGGGAACCTAATATCTATGGCGGAAGAGAAAATCTTGCGGTTATAGATTTCCTTAAACAATTGAATGAAGAAGTATACAAATCCTTCCCAGATGTTCAAACTATTGCTGAAGAATCGACCGCATTCCCAATGGTATCCAAACCTACCTTTTTGGGCGGATTAGGCTTTGGCATGAAATGGATGATGGGCTGGATGCACGATACCTTAGAATATTTTGCTAAAGACCCAGTGTATCGAAAATACCATCAAAATGAAATTACCTTCAGTTTAGCCTATGCTTTTACAGAAAATTTCATGCTACCCTTGTCACACGATGAGGTTGTTTATGGTAAAAATTCCATTTTAGGAAGAATGCCTGGAGACGAATGGCAACGTTTTGCAAACCTAAGATTGCTTTACGGTTATATGTTCACACATCCCGGAACTAAACTTTTGTTTATGGGTGGTGAATTTGGGCAATACAACGAATGGAATTTTCAAGAAAGTTTGGATTGGAATTTATTGGATTTTAAGCCTCATAAAGACACACAAAACTACTTTAAAGCTTTAAATAAACTTTACAAAAGCACACCGGCACTTTACGAAAAAGCCTTTACTAGCGAAGGATTTGAATGGATAAGCCACGACGATCACGACAATTGTGTAATATCTTATATACGAAAAGGGTACGATGAGGCCAATAATGTAGTGGTAGTTTGTAACCTCACACCAACCATTCGTGAAAACTATAAAATAGGTGTCCCTTTTGAAGGAAAATTAAAAGAAATCTTTAACTCAGACCTTAAAAAGTTTGGAGGAAGCGGTATAAGTAATCGAAAGGGTATTGCCATTCAAAAAGAGTCATGGAATGGAAAAGATTTTTCTGCTGAAATTACCTTGCCACCTCTTGGTGTTGTAGTATTTAACTTCCAATAA
- a CDS encoding glycoside hydrolase family 31 protein: protein MILNTELEYKGDLFPSQVVGYEKDVDILNFATSNNVILQLTVLRDSVLRFRYTTVGKFDNDFSYAIDEKASRGFNHLEITDDEEKYIVTTAKLICHIYKSDLRTSILDANDNSIICQDELGFHWEESYELGGDIVKMSKAAQNGESYYGLGDKPEHINLKGRRFENWATDSYAYGKNTDPIYKAIPFYTGLHEGKSYGIFFDNSFRTYFDFCQERRNVTSFWALGGEMNYYFFYGPKMEDVVVSYTDLTGTPELPPLWALGYHQCKWSYYPESKVKEITDKFRELKIPCDAIYLDIDYMEGFRCFTWSKEYFPEPKRMVKELADDGFKTVVIIDPGIKIDMEYDVFREGLEKDYFCKRADGPYMKGKVWPGECYFPDFTRPEVREWWAGLFKELIEDIGVKGVWNDMNEPAVMDVPGKSFPPDVRHDYDGNPCSHQKAHNIYGMQMARATYHGLKRFNYPKRPFVITRSAYSGTQRYTSTWMGDNVATWEHLQIANIQAQRLALSGFSFAGSDIGGFAEQPNGELYARWIQLGVFHPFCRTHSSGDHGDQEPWAFDEEITDIVRKFIEIRYELLPYLYTTFYKYHHDNIPMLKSLVLFDQEDTQTHYRTDEFVVGNHLLVCPINEPNSKGRRMYIPRGEWYNYWTDEVVVGGKETWVDADLDSMPIFVKAGAIIPKYPIQQYVGEKEIDQLTLDVYYKNGKEDSEIYEDANDGYDYTKGRYSLKKFNLAGNGDKLIIRIHKRGAYIAPYETFKINFHGLPFKVKSIKVDNEYVDLKDVKFKNNSLVVTKLFTNLQLKAD, encoded by the coding sequence ATGATACTGAATACTGAATTAGAATATAAAGGCGATTTGTTTCCTTCGCAGGTTGTGGGTTACGAGAAGGATGTTGATATATTAAATTTCGCCACTTCAAATAATGTAATATTACAACTTACTGTACTCAGAGATAGTGTACTTCGCTTTAGATATACCACCGTTGGAAAGTTCGATAATGATTTTTCATATGCCATTGACGAAAAAGCAAGTCGTGGATTCAATCACCTTGAAATAACCGACGATGAGGAAAAGTACATCGTTACGACTGCTAAACTAATTTGCCACATATACAAGAGCGACTTAAGAACCTCAATTCTAGATGCTAATGATAATTCTATCATCTGTCAAGACGAGCTTGGTTTTCATTGGGAAGAGAGCTATGAATTAGGTGGAGATATTGTGAAAATGAGTAAAGCAGCTCAAAATGGTGAAAGCTATTATGGTCTTGGAGATAAACCAGAGCATATAAATTTGAAGGGGCGTCGTTTTGAAAACTGGGCTACAGATTCTTATGCCTATGGTAAAAACACCGACCCGATTTACAAAGCTATTCCGTTTTATACTGGGTTACACGAAGGGAAATCTTATGGTATTTTCTTTGACAACAGTTTTAGAACTTACTTCGATTTTTGTCAAGAAAGACGTAATGTAACCAGCTTTTGGGCTCTAGGAGGAGAAATGAATTACTATTTCTTCTACGGTCCTAAAATGGAAGATGTTGTGGTAAGCTACACCGATTTAACGGGTACTCCAGAATTACCCCCATTATGGGCTTTGGGTTACCACCAATGTAAATGGAGTTACTATCCTGAGTCTAAGGTTAAAGAGATTACCGATAAGTTTAGAGAACTCAAAATACCATGTGATGCTATCTACTTAGATATTGATTATATGGAAGGCTTCCGTTGTTTTACATGGAGCAAAGAATATTTCCCTGAGCCAAAACGTATGGTTAAGGAGCTGGCTGACGACGGATTTAAAACCGTTGTAATCATTGATCCGGGAATTAAAATAGATATGGAATACGATGTATTCCGTGAAGGTTTAGAAAAAGATTATTTCTGTAAACGAGCCGATGGCCCCTACATGAAAGGTAAAGTATGGCCTGGAGAATGTTATTTCCCAGATTTTACAAGACCCGAAGTACGCGAATGGTGGGCCGGTTTGTTTAAAGAACTCATAGAAGATATTGGTGTTAAAGGGGTTTGGAACGATATGAACGAACCTGCTGTAATGGATGTTCCAGGAAAATCGTTCCCTCCAGATGTGAGACACGATTACGATGGTAACCCTTGCTCCCACCAAAAAGCGCATAACATTTACGGTATGCAGATGGCAAGAGCTACTTACCATGGTTTAAAACGCTTTAATTATCCAAAACGCCCATTTGTAATTACCCGTTCTGCTTATTCGGGTACACAACGTTACACCTCAACATGGATGGGAGACAACGTAGCTACTTGGGAACACTTACAAATTGCCAATATCCAAGCGCAACGCTTGGCTTTATCTGGTTTCTCTTTTGCGGGATCTGATATTGGTGGTTTTGCGGAGCAACCTAATGGCGAGCTGTATGCCCGTTGGATTCAATTAGGTGTTTTCCACCCATTCTGTAGAACCCACTCTTCTGGAGATCACGGTGATCAAGAACCTTGGGCTTTCGATGAAGAAATTACAGATATTGTTAGAAAATTCATTGAAATAAGATATGAGCTTCTACCATACTTGTACACCACGTTTTATAAATATCACCACGATAACATTCCAATGTTAAAATCGTTGGTTTTATTCGATCAGGAAGATACACAAACACATTATAGAACCGACGAATTTGTTGTTGGTAACCATCTTCTGGTTTGTCCAATAAACGAACCGAATTCTAAAGGAAGGCGCATGTATATTCCTAGAGGAGAATGGTATAACTATTGGACAGATGAGGTTGTTGTTGGAGGAAAAGAAACATGGGTTGATGCTGATTTAGACAGTATGCCAATATTCGTAAAAGCCGGTGCTATTATTCCAAAATATCCAATACAGCAATACGTTGGTGAAAAAGAAATCGATCAATTAACCTTAGACGTTTATTACAAAAACGGCAAAGAAGATTCGGAAATTTACGAAGATGCCAACGATGGTTACGATTATACCAAAGGAAGATATAGTTTAAAGAAGTTTAACTTAGCAGGTAATGGTGATAAGCTAATCATAAGAATTCATAAAAGAGGTGCCTACATTGCGCCTTATGAAACCTTCAAGATTAATTTCCACGGACTACCGTTTAAAGTTAAATCGATTAAGGTAGATAACGAGTATGTAGACTTAAAAGATGTTAAGTTCAAGAATAACTCATTGGTTGTTACAAAGCTGTTTACAAACCTACAGCTAAAAGCAGACTAA
- a CDS encoding sodium:proton antiporter — protein MLELAGIIILGILAQWFAWKLKIPAILPLILIGLLVGPIAAEYLSEDGTKWIEPIWNGEKGLFPGEGLYYFVSLAISIILFEGGLTLKRSEIQSLGPVITKLITLGSAVTFFGAGILAHFVFNLSWELSFLFSALIIVTGPTVITPILRNIPLKKDISTVLKWEGILIDPIGALVAVLVFEFISVEGEVGFTKTALIEFGKILLFGTTFGFTFAHALAFVINKKLIPHYLLNVVSLSTVLLVFVESEIFAHESGLLAVVVMGMVLGNGKLENIKELLYFKESLSVLLISILFILLAANINIEDMRLLYNWNAAILFGAVVFIVRPIAVFICTANSSLKTNDKLFISWVGPRGIVAAGIASLFGSKLMRQGVEGAEYITPLVFMIVLGTVLLNATTARYFAKIIGVFLKNSYGVLIVGASPVSRLIGKYLVDNNRHVVFIDSNQNNIKAAKEMGLEAINTDIYSVKLEDNIELNDVGFLMALTGSAAINDYAINKFSDQFGENGTFRLISAEEMSDPDSIPKEGLFSQTDDFNALTEIALKYPSIQEIEIESRKHYDELIEKVSKDENRTPILIKDKRGVFEIISTYSSKSMKIEKGYKLVYLGKAIE, from the coding sequence ATGTTAGAACTTGCAGGAATTATTATCCTAGGAATTTTAGCCCAGTGGTTTGCATGGAAACTCAAGATTCCTGCCATTTTACCCTTAATTTTAATTGGTCTTTTGGTTGGCCCTATTGCCGCTGAATATTTAAGTGAAGATGGCACGAAGTGGATAGAACCCATTTGGAACGGAGAAAAAGGCCTATTTCCTGGTGAAGGACTTTACTATTTTGTGTCGTTGGCCATAAGCATTATTCTTTTTGAAGGGGGATTAACCCTAAAGCGTTCTGAAATTCAAAGTTTGGGACCTGTCATTACAAAGCTAATTACGCTTGGATCTGCTGTTACTTTTTTTGGTGCTGGTATATTAGCTCATTTCGTTTTTAACTTGAGTTGGGAATTATCATTTCTTTTTTCGGCATTGATTATTGTAACTGGGCCCACAGTAATAACACCCATTCTACGTAACATTCCGCTTAAGAAAGACATATCCACAGTATTAAAATGGGAAGGTATTTTAATAGATCCCATAGGTGCTTTAGTTGCTGTATTGGTTTTTGAATTTATTAGTGTTGAAGGCGAAGTAGGGTTTACCAAGACGGCGTTAATCGAATTTGGTAAAATTTTACTCTTTGGAACAACCTTTGGATTTACCTTCGCACACGCTTTGGCCTTTGTAATAAATAAAAAACTTATACCACATTATCTTCTTAATGTGGTGTCCCTTTCTACGGTATTGTTGGTGTTTGTAGAATCTGAGATTTTTGCTCACGAATCGGGATTATTAGCTGTTGTAGTCATGGGAATGGTTTTAGGTAATGGAAAACTCGAAAACATCAAAGAGCTACTATATTTTAAGGAGTCGCTTAGTGTGTTACTCATATCTATTCTGTTTATTTTGCTCGCAGCCAATATCAATATTGAGGACATGAGGTTGCTATACAACTGGAATGCTGCCATTCTTTTTGGAGCTGTTGTATTTATAGTCCGACCAATAGCTGTTTTTATATGTACCGCCAACTCTTCACTAAAAACGAATGATAAACTTTTTATTAGTTGGGTAGGCCCTCGAGGTATAGTAGCAGCGGGTATCGCGTCTTTATTTGGGAGTAAATTAATGCGACAAGGTGTTGAAGGTGCAGAGTACATTACGCCTTTGGTGTTTATGATTGTTCTTGGAACGGTCCTTTTGAACGCTACGACAGCTCGATATTTTGCAAAAATTATAGGGGTATTTTTAAAGAACTCTTATGGTGTTTTAATAGTTGGCGCATCGCCGGTATCGCGTTTAATAGGTAAATATTTGGTAGATAATAATAGGCATGTTGTGTTTATAGATAGTAATCAAAATAACATAAAAGCAGCCAAGGAAATGGGGCTTGAGGCTATAAATACCGATATCTATTCGGTTAAATTGGAGGATAATATTGAGCTAAACGATGTTGGGTTTTTAATGGCGCTTACCGGTAGTGCTGCTATTAACGATTATGCCATTAATAAATTTAGTGACCAGTTTGGTGAAAACGGTACCTTCAGATTGATTTCTGCCGAGGAAATGAGCGACCCAGACAGTATTCCTAAAGAAGGGCTATTTTCTCAAACAGACGATTTTAATGCGCTTACCGAAATAGCCTTGAAATACCCTTCCATTCAAGAGATTGAAATTGAAAGTAGAAAGCACTACGATGAACTTATTGAAAAAGTAAGTAAGGATGAAAACAGAACACCTATATTAATAAAAGATAAGCGAGGTGTTTTCGAAATTATTTCAACTTACAGTAGTAAATCTATGAAAATTGAAAAAGGGTATAAGCTGGTATATTTAGGAAAAGCTATTGAATAA
- a CDS encoding MBL fold metallo-hydrolase: MKLYPINAGNFKLDGGAMFGVVPKSLWQRTNPADQNNMIDIASRCLLIEDGNKLILIDTGMGDKQSDKFFGYYNLWGDDSLDVSLNKHGFHRDDITDVFLTHLHFDHCGGCIQWNKAKTGYEPAFKNAHFWSNKDHWKWATEPNRRERASFLKENILPIEASGQLKFTAITKDNALANSELGFDILFVDGHTDKQMLPIITYQEKSIVFMADLLPTAGHLPLPYIMSYDTRPLLTLNEKERFLNLAAENNYHLFLEHDAHNEIITVKKTDKGVRLNESLSIKDIF, from the coding sequence ATGAAATTATACCCGATTAATGCTGGAAATTTTAAGTTAGATGGTGGTGCCATGTTCGGTGTAGTACCCAAATCTCTATGGCAAAGAACCAATCCGGCAGACCAAAATAACATGATAGATATCGCGTCGCGTTGCTTGCTCATTGAAGATGGCAACAAGTTGATTTTAATCGACACTGGTATGGGCGATAAGCAATCTGATAAATTTTTTGGGTATTATAATTTGTGGGGTGATGACTCTTTAGATGTGTCTCTTAATAAACACGGATTCCATAGGGATGACATAACAGACGTGTTTTTAACGCACCTCCATTTTGATCATTGCGGCGGTTGTATTCAATGGAATAAGGCTAAAACTGGTTATGAACCAGCTTTTAAAAACGCGCATTTTTGGAGTAATAAAGATCACTGGAAATGGGCAACCGAACCCAACAGAAGGGAAAGAGCCTCGTTCTTAAAGGAAAATATTCTTCCAATAGAAGCGAGTGGCCAACTAAAATTTACTGCAATTACTAAAGACAACGCCTTGGCTAACTCAGAATTAGGCTTCGATATTCTTTTTGTTGATGGACATACCGACAAACAAATGCTCCCTATCATTACTTACCAAGAGAAAAGCATTGTCTTTATGGCAGATTTATTACCAACTGCTGGCCATTTGCCCCTACCCTACATTATGAGCTATGATACAAGACCGCTTCTAACCCTTAATGAAAAAGAACGATTTTTAAACCTTGCTGCCGAAAACAATTATCATTTGTTTTTAGAACACGATGCCCACAACGAAATTATTACCGTTAAAAAAACAGATAAAGGTGTAAGGTTGAATGAAAGTCTTTCTATTAAAGACATTTTTTAA
- a CDS encoding S8 family peptidase, which produces MRILKIIIIPAFFATIFFSCSSASIISTPVENIDKTPLKVAELTKAEKEKWGHLDLVKDTIPGMSVEKAYTEILKKRKGKQVIVAVLDSGIDIDHEDLDDVIWVNADEKPNNGIDDDKNGYIDDINGWNFVGDGYYEQLELVRLLASGDTNNPRYEEAKSELNSLRDKYSKLKANNEEFLIQVNSADETISNHLGKKDYTKNDVKSIKTQDRGLQQSVAIINYVYSLEFTSVSEFKEVLENSLKSANDFLNYFLNINHKGRVTGDNPDDLSDKPYGNNDVKPRKKSESHGTHVSGIIAAERNNGKGINGVANNVRIMAIRSTPRGDEYDKDVALAIRYAVDNGASIINCSFGKSYSPHSDWVRDAIVYASKNDVLIVHAAGNDSKNIDKKPNFPDDNVNGEEVSSNYLRVGALDPKYGSSIVASYSNYGKNNVDVFAPGTDIYSTVPENEYKFEQGTSMAAPAVTGVAALIRSYYPNLSAAQVKRIIMDSGLPIKSKIIVGGNTSDIKNFSEIAKSGKIVNAYNALIMASKIASIN; this is translated from the coding sequence ATGAGAATATTAAAAATTATCATTATTCCTGCTTTTTTTGCTACAATCTTTTTTAGTTGTAGTTCTGCAAGCATCATTTCCACACCTGTTGAAAATATTGATAAAACCCCATTAAAAGTTGCTGAGTTAACAAAGGCCGAAAAAGAAAAATGGGGCCATTTAGATTTAGTCAAAGATACCATTCCAGGTATGAGTGTTGAAAAAGCTTATACTGAAATTCTAAAAAAAAGAAAAGGAAAACAAGTTATTGTAGCAGTTTTAGACTCTGGAATTGATATTGACCATGAAGATTTAGATGATGTTATTTGGGTCAACGCGGATGAGAAACCAAATAATGGTATTGACGATGATAAAAACGGTTATATTGATGACATAAACGGTTGGAATTTCGTTGGAGATGGGTATTACGAACAATTAGAGTTAGTAAGACTTTTAGCTTCAGGAGATACTAATAATCCAAGGTATGAGGAAGCGAAAAGCGAACTGAATTCCCTAAGAGATAAATACTCTAAATTAAAGGCTAATAATGAAGAATTTCTTATTCAGGTAAACAGTGCCGATGAAACCATCTCCAATCATTTAGGTAAAAAAGATTATACTAAAAACGATGTTAAGTCAATAAAAACCCAAGACAGAGGGTTACAGCAATCTGTAGCTATAATAAATTATGTTTACAGTCTTGAATTTACTTCCGTTTCAGAATTTAAAGAAGTTCTTGAGAATAGTTTAAAATCAGCAAACGACTTTCTAAATTATTTTTTAAACATTAATCACAAAGGAAGGGTAACTGGAGATAATCCCGACGACTTGAGTGACAAGCCTTATGGAAATAATGATGTTAAACCCAGAAAAAAAAGTGAATCTCATGGCACACATGTTTCTGGGATTATAGCTGCCGAAAGAAACAACGGTAAAGGGATTAATGGTGTTGCTAACAACGTAAGAATTATGGCCATTCGTTCAACACCCAGAGGAGATGAATACGATAAAGATGTTGCTTTAGCTATAAGATACGCCGTAGATAATGGTGCTTCTATAATTAACTGTAGTTTTGGAAAAAGTTATTCCCCTCATAGCGATTGGGTAAGAGATGCCATTGTATATGCGAGTAAAAACGACGTGCTGATTGTTCATGCTGCAGGAAACGATTCTAAAAACATAGATAAAAAACCAAATTTTCCAGACGATAATGTAAATGGCGAGGAGGTTTCTAGTAATTACCTAAGAGTTGGGGCTTTAGACCCAAAATATGGGTCTAGTATTGTAGCCAGTTATTCAAACTATGGTAAAAATAACGTAGATGTTTTTGCTCCAGGAACAGATATATATTCTACAGTTCCCGAAAATGAATATAAATTTGAACAAGGCACCTCTATGGCCGCACCTGCCGTAACAGGCGTTGCAGCATTAATTCGCTCTTATTATCCAAATTTAAGTGCAGCACAGGTTAAGAGAATAATTATGGATTCTGGCTTACCAATAAAATCAAAAATAATTGTTGGTGGCAACACCAGTGATATTAAAAACTTCAGTGAAATTGCAAAATCTGGTAAAATAGTGAATGCCTACAATGCACTTATTATGGCTTCTAAGATAGCCTCTATTAATTAA